A window of Kyrpidia spormannii genomic DNA:
CATCAACCGCCGGGAGTCCATGAATTGAACCCCATGCGCCGGCATACAGTACAGGCAGCGAAGATTGCAGCGGTCGGTCACGGAAATGCGCAGATAATCGTGAACCCGTCCGAACCGGTCCACCAGTCGGCCGGTGCCTACCGAATCATCCAGACAAATCAAGGGTTCCATGGGTGTTCCCCCACTTTCTTTCTATGATAAACCGCCGGAGTCAATCTATAGGGCCCCGGTCGAGGGCGCTTCGGGGCCGCCCCGTTCTCCTTCCAAGCGGGAATGGACGCCGCGACCTTGTTGGACCAGCGGCAACATTTTCAGCAGTTGCTGATAGGCATGGGGCGTATCAATATCCAAACCCACCCGTTCATCCCCCCAAGGTACCATCTTCATGCGGTCGCGGTGACGAGCGAGAACCGACCGGCCGCCTTCGTCCCCGGTGACCGCCATCATCTCGGAAAACAGTTCTTCATCGATCAGAACCGGGTGACCGGGCAATCCCTCAAAGGTCGGGCGAACAATGCGCACCCCAGCCTTATAACCCATTCGGTATTCCTGAAGCAACACCAAAATCAGTGATTCCGTCACCAACGGTTGGTCAGCGAGTAGGATCATGACGGCCTGCACACGTCCCTGCAGCTTCGCCAGACCTCGGATCAATGACGTAGACATCCCTCGATGGCGTTCCGGGTTGGGCACCACCTCCACAGCCCAATCTTTCACCACATCGCGGAACGGCCGCGGGTCTTCGCTCCCAACGAGAATCACCGGGTGAAGACGCGCCCGAACCGCGGCTTCCACGCTGTACAAAAAAAGCGGCCTTCCTCCCACCGGCAGCCAACACTTCGGCCGCCCCATGCGGGTGGACAGCCCGGCCGCTAAGATCACGGCGCCCACCCGGCGTTCTAAATCCCCCGGCCCGATCATGGGGCCCCCACCTGAAGTGCCCCCCATCGGGCGGACAAATGTTGAGGGTCCCGGCCGTTGGCCACCGCCGCGATTTGGGCCACCGCGGACAACGCCACCGGGCCGGGTCCCTCACCCCCCAGATCTAATCCCACGGGGTTGTACAGCCGGTGTTCCCACTTTTCTGCAGGGGGAAGTGGAGAACCCGTCCAATCGGAAAACTGCGCCAATAGCCTCCGAGCTCGATCGCGGGGCCCCAAGAGTCCGATGTAGGGAACGTCGGCCACCAGGAGACGCTTTAACCATCGTGCATCCCATTCGAGTTGGTGAGTCATCA
This region includes:
- a CDS encoding nucleotidyltransferase family protein, coding for MIGPGDLERRVGAVILAAGLSTRMGRPKCWLPVGGRPLFLYSVEAAVRARLHPVILVGSEDPRPFRDVVKDWAVEVVPNPERHRGMSTSLIRGLAKLQGRVQAVMILLADQPLVTESLILVLLQEYRMGYKAGVRIVRPTFEGLPGHPVLIDEELFSEMMAVTGDEGGRSVLARHRDRMKMVPWGDERVGLDIDTPHAYQQLLKMLPLVQQGRGVHSRLEGERGGPEAPSTGAL